TTAAAAAAAATAAGGAAACTCAATGCCTAGAGGATGTTGTCTGTTTGGTCTTTCTTGAATTTTACTTTGAACCATTTGCGTTAAAACACCCTGAAGATAAAACCATTGACATCTTACAAAAAACATGGAGAAAAATGTCAAATGAAGGTCAAAACGCAGCATTAAAATTACCTTTGTCAAAATTTGCTTCGACTTTAATTTCCAAAGCTTTAGCCAATTAAGTATTCTTTAAATTTAAATTCATTTTAACAAACAATTTATTTGATGGAACGGAATGAGCTTTATCCCATATTTTTAAAAGTATCTAATCTACATATTTTAATAGTTGGTGGTGGTAACGTTGCTTTAGAGAAAATAACTTTCTTACTTAAATCTAGCCCTAATGCACAGGTAGAAATGGTGTCTACTATGTTTAGAAAAGAGACTATTGAACTTGCTAATAAATTCAATATTAAAATGAATGTATCAGCCTATGATGCCTCTTTTTTAAAAGGGAGGCATATTGCTATTGCTACTACCGACAATGTATCCGTAAATGAACAAGTGTATCATGATTGTAGGGAAAGACAAATACTAGTTAATGTAGCCGACAACCCTCCTTTTTGCGATTTTTATATGGGTGGTATTGTTACAAAAGGCAATGTAAAAGTGGCTATTTCTACTAACGGAAAATCGCCCACGACAGCCAAGAGATTACGACAATTTTTTGAAGATGTCATCCCAGAGAATATTGATGATTTAGTTAAAAACCTTAACGAATTTAGAAAGAGCATTAAAGGAGATTTTGAGGAAAAAGTTGAAACCTTAAATGAGTTTACTAAGGGATTGGTGAAGAAAAAAGAAGAGTAACGGTATTCAATTTTTAACACTTTAGATTCTCTTTAGAAAAGGATTTTAAATTTAAACTTATGAAAGTCCTAACTTTAATGAGATGAAAATTCTAATTGTAGAAGACGAAATTGCTTTACTACAATCTATTTCTAATTATTTGGAAAAAGATGGTAATGTATGTGAAACCGCATCTAGCTATACAGATGCTTTGTACAAAATTGACCTATACGAGTATGACCTTTTAGTACTCGACATTAATTTAATTACTGGCAGTGGTCTAGATATTCTTCAGCTATTAAAGAAAGGAAAGAAAGAGACAGGCACTATCATTATATCTGCCAATAACTCTTTAGACGACAAGCTTAAAGGTCTCGACTTGGGTGCAGATGATTACATAACGAAACCTTTTCATTTGGCAGAGCTTAATTCACGTATAAAAGCTGTGCTACGAAGAGGTAAGTTTGGCGGTACCGAACGTATCGAATTTAACGAAATCTCCATAGACACTAGGGCTAAAACTGCCTATATTGCAGAAAATGCAATGGCGCTTACACGCAAAGAATATGACCTTCTTTTGTTTTTTATCACCAATAAAGGACGTGTGCTTTCCAAAGAAATTATTGCTGAACATTTATGGGGAGACCATAGTGACATGGTGGATAACTATGATTTTATCTATGTGCATATCAACAACTTACGTAAAAAATTGACCGATGCCGGTGCTAAATATATAAAGACTGCTTATGGTAGTGGTTACAAATTTATAGATGAATAATAAGGCTAAAAAAATAGGGTTATTACGTAAAACTTCTAAAACGTTTCTTTCTATAAGTCTTGTTTTAATGTTGTTCAGTACTATTGTTTTGTACTTTTATGTTCGTACGCTTTTACAAGGAGAAATAGAGGAAGAACTACGATCAACTGAAGCTCGCATTG
The genomic region above belongs to Maribacter hydrothermalis and contains:
- a CDS encoding precorrin-2 dehydrogenase/sirohydrochlorin ferrochelatase family protein, producing the protein MERNELYPIFLKVSNLHILIVGGGNVALEKITFLLKSSPNAQVEMVSTMFRKETIELANKFNIKMNVSAYDASFLKGRHIAIATTDNVSVNEQVYHDCRERQILVNVADNPPFCDFYMGGIVTKGNVKVAISTNGKSPTTAKRLRQFFEDVIPENIDDLVKNLNEFRKSIKGDFEEKVETLNEFTKGLVKKKEE
- a CDS encoding response regulator transcription factor; this translates as MKILIVEDEIALLQSISNYLEKDGNVCETASSYTDALYKIDLYEYDLLVLDINLITGSGLDILQLLKKGKKETGTIIISANNSLDDKLKGLDLGADDYITKPFHLAELNSRIKAVLRRGKFGGTERIEFNEISIDTRAKTAYIAENAMALTRKEYDLLLFFITNKGRVLSKEIIAEHLWGDHSDMVDNYDFIYVHINNLRKKLTDAGAKYIKTAYGSGYKFIDE